One window of the Gemmatimonadota bacterium genome contains the following:
- the murQ gene encoding N-acetylmuramic acid 6-phosphate etherase: MSASASPLDPRLTEQRNPRSARIDELSTLGVVDLINAEDRMVAEAVGEERKEIARCIDIVVDCFRRGGRLFYVGAGTSGRLGVLDAAEMPPTYGTPPELVQGVIAGGPAALVRAQEGAEDHAEDGAAAMDERGVGPADFVLGIATSGTTPYVHGALRRARQRGAHTGFLLCTYPAEQLLDQHDVVIAPLVGPEVITGSTRMKAGTATKMVLNAISTAAMVKVGKVYGNFMVDLLVTCEKLRDRGERILIETLGLTRPAAAELLERAGGHVKTAMVMGRLGLDAPAARRRLEEAGGLIARVVGDLSGS; encoded by the coding sequence ATGAGCGCTAGCGCCTCGCCCCTGGACCCGCGTCTCACCGAGCAACGCAACCCTCGCAGTGCCCGCATCGACGAGCTCTCGACGCTCGGCGTCGTCGACCTGATCAACGCCGAGGACCGGATGGTCGCGGAGGCAGTCGGCGAGGAGCGGAAGGAGATTGCCCGCTGCATTGACATCGTCGTCGACTGTTTCCGGCGTGGCGGGCGGCTGTTTTACGTGGGGGCGGGCACTTCGGGTCGGCTGGGAGTGCTGGACGCGGCCGAGATGCCGCCCACCTACGGCACGCCGCCGGAGCTCGTCCAGGGTGTGATCGCCGGCGGGCCGGCGGCGCTGGTGCGCGCGCAGGAGGGAGCGGAGGACCACGCGGAGGACGGCGCGGCGGCCATGGACGAGCGGGGAGTAGGCCCGGCCGACTTTGTGCTGGGCATTGCCACGTCGGGCACCACGCCTTACGTCCACGGCGCGCTGCGGCGTGCGCGGCAGCGGGGTGCGCACACCGGCTTCCTGCTCTGCACCTATCCTGCGGAGCAGCTTCTCGACCAGCACGACGTCGTGATCGCGCCGCTGGTCGGTCCCGAGGTGATCACGGGCTCCACGCGCATGAAGGCTGGCACGGCGACCAAGATGGTGCTGAACGCGATCAGCACGGCCGCCATGGTGAAAGTGGGGAAGGTTTACGGCAATTTCATGGTGGACCTGCTGGTGACCTGCGAAAAGCTGCGCGATCGGGGCGAGCGGATCCTGATCGAGACGCTGGGGCTGACCCGGCCGGCCGCCGCGGAGCTGCTCGAGCGGGCCGGCGGGCATGTCAAGACGGCCATGGTCATGGGGCGCCTGGGGCTGGACGCGCCGGCGGCGCGGCGGCGCCTCGAGGAGGCGGGCGGGCTGATTGCGCGGGTCGTGGGCGACCTGAGCGGCTCGTGA